Proteins co-encoded in one candidate division WOR-3 bacterium genomic window:
- a CDS encoding DUF2283 domain-containing protein: MRLKVDKESDALYLRLDEAAVVESEEVQPGIVLDYDAAGNMVGVEILNLSKRVAPERLRVLQLETV, encoded by the coding sequence ATGAGATTGAAGGTAGACAAAGAGAGTGACGCCCTGTACTTGCGACTCGATGAGGCTGCGGTAGTGGAATCTGAGGAAGTCCAGCCGGGCATAGTCCTGGACTACGACGCGGCCGGCAACATGGTCGGCGTCGAGATCCTCAACCTCAGCAAGCGCGTGGCGCCCGAGCGTCTCCGCGTCCTGCAACTGGAAACGGTGTAG
- a CDS encoding sigma-54-dependent Fis family transcriptional regulator yields MADVKKPLVYVVDDDTRLAETLCGILAKEDYETQALHSGLGAVAAARERRPDAMLLDLMLPDIDGIEVIKRVQAIAPGLPIVMLSGQGSIKAALEATRLGAYDFLEKPPDANRIRLTVANALARGRLERHVERLQGELADRYQMVGASPALQRVKDLIARAAPTSASVLITGESGAGKELVARALHAQSPRASEACVALNCAAIPKELIESELFGHEKGAFTGAVAQRKGRLEEAESGTLFLDEIGDMPLNAQAKLLRFLEESEIQRVGGSDTLKLDVRVIAATNKNLPENVGRGTFRDDLFHRLNVVAIHVPSLRERKEDVESLALAFLERYCRRHNRALQLASGCVDVLRAYDWQGNVRELRNAIERIVVLATSNPVEPRELSALLDSTTTIGAQANGTLRSAYDRAEREAVEHALAASGGVMNQAARLLGVERTTLYRLIKKHDLRPTVEAIV; encoded by the coding sequence TTGGCTGACGTGAAGAAGCCGCTTGTCTACGTGGTCGACGATGACACCCGCCTGGCTGAGACGTTGTGTGGCATTCTGGCCAAAGAGGATTACGAGACGCAGGCGCTCCACAGTGGTCTGGGTGCGGTCGCAGCCGCAAGGGAACGTCGTCCCGACGCGATGCTGCTTGACCTGATGCTTCCGGATATCGATGGCATTGAGGTCATCAAACGGGTGCAGGCAATTGCGCCCGGGCTCCCGATTGTCATGCTCTCGGGTCAGGGCAGCATCAAGGCCGCACTGGAGGCAACTCGGCTCGGCGCGTACGACTTCCTAGAGAAGCCGCCGGACGCCAACCGAATTCGCCTCACCGTCGCCAACGCGCTGGCGCGAGGCCGGTTGGAGCGTCACGTTGAGAGGTTGCAGGGCGAGCTGGCGGACCGCTATCAGATGGTGGGCGCGTCGCCGGCACTGCAACGGGTGAAAGACTTGATTGCCCGGGCCGCGCCGACCAGCGCAAGCGTGCTCATCACTGGTGAGAGTGGTGCAGGCAAGGAACTGGTTGCGCGAGCTCTGCATGCACAGAGTCCACGGGCAAGTGAAGCGTGCGTCGCCTTGAACTGCGCCGCGATTCCGAAGGAGCTGATCGAAAGCGAGCTGTTCGGCCACGAGAAGGGCGCCTTCACCGGTGCAGTTGCCCAGCGCAAGGGCAGGCTGGAGGAAGCGGAGAGCGGCACGCTCTTTCTCGATGAGATAGGCGACATGCCTTTGAACGCACAGGCCAAGCTGCTCCGGTTCCTGGAGGAATCTGAGATACAGCGAGTCGGCGGATCTGATACGCTCAAGCTCGATGTCCGCGTCATCGCCGCCACCAACAAGAACCTGCCGGAGAACGTGGGGCGGGGGACGTTCAGAGATGATCTCTTCCATCGACTGAATGTCGTCGCGATTCACGTTCCATCCCTGCGTGAACGCAAGGAGGACGTCGAGTCGCTGGCCTTAGCATTCCTCGAACGCTACTGCCGCAGGCACAACCGAGCGCTGCAACTCGCGTCCGGGTGTGTGGACGTGCTGCGGGCGTATGACTGGCAGGGTAACGTGCGGGAACTCCGCAACGCCATCGAACGCATCGTGGTCCTCGCCACTTCAAACCCGGTTGAGCCGCGCGAACTGAGCGCCCTTCTGGACTCGACAACAACCATCGGAGCTCAGGCGAACGGCACATTGAGATCCGCGTACGACCGCGCCGAACGCGAGGCGGTAGAACACGCTCTCGCCGCGTCCGGTGGTGTGATGAACCAGGCAGCACGGCTGCTCGGCGTCGAACGCACCACGCTCTACCGTCTCATCAAGAAACACGACCTCCGTCCGACTGTCGAAGCTATCGTCTAG
- a CDS encoding T9SS type A sorting domain-containing protein has product MVRATSLFIALLTTGLAHAQPYLLRAAVIDGGGTGLVSSEYVCGLSIGQQAASGVLTAGQYRAVLGFWHSPYGGGLPGIAEPEAGSRAVPLVFDLGQSFPNPFGRMTTISYSLARESDVELRVYNSVGRVVTTLVSGMQRPGRYAVSWDVRGVPAAKLPCGTYFCRLEAGEFTATRKMVKTD; this is encoded by the coding sequence ATGGTGAGGGCTACGAGCCTGTTCATCGCGTTGCTGACTACGGGGCTGGCCCACGCCCAACCGTACCTGCTCAGAGCGGCTGTGATCGACGGCGGTGGGACGGGGCTGGTATCGTCGGAGTATGTCTGTGGTCTGAGCATCGGGCAGCAGGCCGCATCGGGCGTGCTGACGGCTGGCCAGTATCGTGCCGTGCTCGGCTTCTGGCACAGCCCGTACGGAGGTGGCCTTCCAGGCATCGCGGAACCTGAAGCCGGCAGCCGAGCGGTGCCGTTGGTCTTTGACCTCGGGCAGAGCTTCCCGAATCCGTTCGGCAGGATGACCACCATCAGCTACTCACTGGCACGGGAATCGGATGTTGAGCTACGAGTCTACAACTCAGTGGGACGTGTCGTGACGACCTTGGTCAGCGGCATGCAGAGACCGGGCAGATACGCGGTATCGTGGGACGTTCGCGGTGTTCCGGCAGCCAAGCTGCCGTGCGGCACCTACTTCTGCCGGCTGGAAGCCGGAGAGTTCACGGCCACGCGGAAGATGGTGAAAACGGACTGA